From Fervidobacterium gondwanense DSM 13020, a single genomic window includes:
- a CDS encoding 1-phosphofructokinase family hexose kinase: MIFTLTMNPCLDRYIYVDELILDDTIRAQKVVDYPAGKGIDVSRVIKELGGVSIAIALVGGDNGRKLEEMLDREGVIYSSIRVPQETRMNVILETNKGQYRISMPGEKISVRKLQVVLEVLNALVRPGDVVVVSGSLPKGVAAEFYTGIVFSLKQWGATVYFDADGDKLKAGLIGQPDYIKPNLHEFQRLIGKHVSKREEIVEEAIKIIDIHELKGILLTLGGEGAYFISKEKVLYTKTIKVNVKSAVGAGDSFLAGFVLKRTEGASDEEALRWANASGTAAVMTPGTRLCRRNDVERLLEKVEIEEIKF, from the coding sequence ATGATTTTTACATTAACTATGAATCCCTGCCTTGATAGGTACATCTACGTTGACGAGCTTATTCTGGACGATACTATCCGTGCACAGAAAGTGGTAGATTATCCAGCGGGTAAAGGAATCGATGTATCAAGAGTAATAAAAGAACTCGGCGGAGTATCGATTGCTATAGCGCTCGTTGGTGGAGATAATGGTCGCAAGCTCGAAGAGATGTTAGATAGAGAGGGGGTCATCTACTCTTCCATCCGCGTGCCGCAAGAAACAAGGATGAACGTTATACTTGAAACCAACAAAGGTCAGTACAGAATAAGTATGCCTGGTGAGAAGATTAGCGTCAGAAAGTTGCAAGTTGTACTTGAAGTTCTCAATGCACTTGTTAGACCAGGGGATGTTGTGGTCGTCTCAGGAAGTTTGCCAAAAGGAGTTGCCGCTGAGTTCTACACAGGCATAGTCTTTTCGTTAAAGCAATGGGGAGCAACAGTTTATTTCGATGCTGATGGCGATAAATTGAAAGCAGGATTGATTGGACAGCCCGACTATATAAAGCCGAATTTGCATGAATTCCAAAGACTAATTGGAAAGCACGTTTCAAAGCGTGAAGAAATTGTGGAGGAAGCAATAAAAATAATTGATATCCACGAGCTTAAGGGGATACTATTAACCCTTGGCGGTGAAGGTGCCTACTTCATATCGAAAGAAAAAGTTCTTTATACAAAAACAATAAAAGTGAATGTAAAGAGTGCGGTAGGTGCCGGAGATTCATTCTTGGCTGGTTTTGTGCTCAAAAGGACCGAAGGTGCGTCAGATGAGGAAGCACTAAGATGGGCAAATGCATCTGGTACTGCTGCTGTCATGACGCCTGGAACAAGGTTGTGCAGAAGGAATGATGTCGAGAGGTTGCTTGAAAAGGTGGAAATTGAGGAAATAAAGTTCTAA
- a CDS encoding sensor domain-containing diguanylate cyclase, with translation MKSKSWIYFLLLGIITFSFIIFLRIYLENEDKSFRLLFKNIMETQAMEVSRAYSQWDDMYNAVSKQDHESMRKLQREMKKDYPFIVDVTFESANPPNGFYSIRSEGTFLIVEYKIFDSFGERFLPDKRASIRIDVGPILRNFEIHNIRITTAKSNLVRDLAYGLRYERLLTISEIPIIMSFVLLLLIAITVVYEMYVRRELDIESTLNKALNSVIQLSQDMLRGSVKPSYQLILEKAIEIIPGAQAGSVLVKDGDRYKFSACVGYNFEELKKVWFLPEELAQSMDPKVKIITHLQGFDSEKLKDERFQILDKYGRVNEIKAMLSVPIIVNNEIAAFLNIDNFEKVHTFNDFSVRIATLFATQIGVVFERLKLEEELLKQKDMLEFLSTRDALTQLPNRRALEIEAERMMNLAKREGKNICVVYVDLLRFKIVNDSFGHRVGDYLLRVISERLQKVVRKSDFVARIGGDEFVFLLYDCKEYLQFVERTLQEIEKDIIWESHVFKVSANFGIAIYPHDGIDFGDLLIKADMAMYYAKNSGKSYHLASQLSIDNIE, from the coding sequence GTGAAATCAAAAAGTTGGATTTATTTTCTACTACTTGGGATTATAACATTCTCATTCATCATATTTCTGAGAATATACCTTGAAAATGAAGATAAATCTTTCAGGTTGCTATTCAAGAACATTATGGAAACTCAAGCAATGGAAGTATCGCGAGCATACTCTCAATGGGACGATATGTACAATGCTGTCTCAAAACAGGACCATGAAAGCATGAGAAAGCTTCAAAGAGAGATGAAAAAGGACTATCCGTTCATTGTAGACGTTACTTTTGAAAGTGCTAACCCTCCGAATGGATTTTACTCAATAAGAAGTGAAGGGACATTCCTTATCGTTGAATACAAAATATTCGATTCTTTTGGTGAGAGATTTCTACCTGACAAAAGAGCCAGTATCCGAATTGATGTAGGCCCTATTCTAAGAAACTTTGAAATACACAATATACGAATAACAACTGCGAAGAGTAACTTAGTAAGAGATCTAGCATATGGTTTGAGATACGAAAGATTACTCACAATTAGCGAAATTCCAATAATCATGTCTTTCGTTCTACTGTTATTGATAGCAATTACTGTTGTTTACGAAATGTACGTACGTCGAGAATTAGATATAGAATCGACTCTTAATAAAGCGCTAAATTCAGTAATCCAGCTAAGCCAAGATATGCTAAGAGGTTCCGTAAAACCTTCATATCAACTGATATTAGAAAAAGCAATAGAAATAATTCCGGGCGCACAAGCAGGCTCGGTTCTTGTGAAAGATGGCGATAGATATAAATTTAGTGCTTGTGTTGGATACAACTTCGAAGAACTGAAAAAGGTCTGGTTCCTTCCTGAAGAGCTGGCGCAAAGTATGGATCCTAAAGTAAAAATAATAACGCACCTTCAGGGTTTCGACTCAGAGAAGCTCAAAGATGAGAGGTTTCAAATATTAGACAAATACGGAAGAGTTAACGAAATCAAAGCTATGCTTTCTGTTCCAATCATTGTAAACAATGAAATCGCGGCATTTTTAAATATCGACAATTTTGAAAAAGTACATACGTTTAATGATTTTTCAGTTAGAATCGCCACACTCTTCGCTACCCAGATAGGTGTTGTATTCGAAAGGTTAAAACTTGAAGAAGAGTTGTTGAAACAAAAAGACATGCTTGAATTCTTATCCACAAGAGATGCTCTAACACAACTACCAAACAGAAGAGCGCTTGAAATTGAAGCTGAAAGAATGATGAACCTTGCAAAAAGGGAAGGAAAAAACATATGCGTAGTGTACGTTGATCTTCTGAGATTCAAAATTGTTAACGACTCTTTTGGCCACAGAGTAGGAGACTATCTACTTAGAGTGATCTCTGAAAGACTCCAAAAAGTTGTAAGGAAAAGTGATTTTGTCGCACGAATCGGTGGGGATGAGTTTGTCTTCTTACTATATGATTGTAAAGAATATCTACAATTTGTGGAAAGAACGCTCCAAGAGATAGAAAAAGATATAATCTGGGAGTCGCATGTATTCAAAGTCTCCGCAAACTTCGGAATAGCAATATATCCGCATGATGGCATTGACTTTGGGGATTTACTAATTAAAGCTGATATGGCAATGTACTACGCGAAAAACAGCGGAAAAAGCTACCATCTCGCCTCGCAACTCAGCATCGATAACATTGAATAA
- a CDS encoding pyridoxamine 5'-phosphate oxidase family protein: MPIEREKKYLIDENQATKLKNMAKFSIGVVQWYLPDCILLLELLGERDFSKSREWRIRYTVDKKGNETWIAAFKSELVEGFQRVEEEYDLTKFIRKQNTDMWERLFNELSSKPVVVKIRHYISDTPTEIVLDEFMQLDIPYNIDIKYMVEIETEDEFEKYEKEYDLGEGISTEEFDIYTNRNIAIESQIPPRVLITLVKQALGISPFPKMRRKDRELPIRDAIELLKIGEYGFFTTYDGNYPYAVPVNYVYKDGAIYFHCASSGKKLENISVHKNVSFSVVTKAKVLPEQLSTAYESVIAFGQARVVDGEKKKMALLELVRKYSPQTYGKFTQSRAEEFESECSNTTVVKLIIEYITGKRRNE; this comes from the coding sequence ATGCCCATCGAAAGAGAAAAGAAGTATCTGATTGACGAAAACCAAGCCACGAAACTTAAAAATATGGCAAAATTTTCAATTGGTGTGGTCCAGTGGTATCTGCCGGACTGCATTTTGTTGTTGGAACTTCTTGGCGAACGGGACTTTTCAAAAAGTCGAGAATGGAGAATTCGCTACACAGTGGATAAAAAAGGAAACGAAACTTGGATCGCCGCATTTAAGTCTGAACTCGTGGAAGGTTTTCAACGAGTTGAAGAGGAGTACGATTTAACCAAATTTATCAGGAAACAAAATACAGATATGTGGGAAAGACTCTTCAACGAATTATCAAGCAAGCCCGTTGTAGTGAAGATCAGACACTACATATCCGATACGCCCACAGAAATAGTGCTCGATGAGTTCATGCAGCTTGACATTCCTTACAATATCGATATTAAGTACATGGTAGAAATCGAAACTGAAGACGAATTTGAAAAATACGAAAAAGAGTACGACTTAGGTGAAGGAATAAGCACCGAAGAATTCGACATTTACACGAACAGAAATATCGCTATCGAAAGTCAAATTCCTCCGAGAGTCTTAATCACACTTGTCAAACAGGCTCTTGGAATATCTCCATTCCCAAAGATGAGAAGAAAAGACAGAGAATTACCTATTAGAGATGCTATCGAACTTCTCAAAATCGGCGAATATGGTTTTTTTACAACCTACGACGGTAACTATCCGTACGCAGTGCCAGTGAATTATGTTTATAAAGACGGTGCGATTTATTTCCACTGTGCGAGCTCTGGAAAAAAGCTTGAAAACATTTCTGTGCACAAGAACGTAAGTTTCTCAGTAGTAACAAAGGCAAAAGTTCTTCCAGAACAACTGTCGACAGCTTACGAAAGCGTTATAGCTTTCGGTCAAGCAAGGGTTGTTGATGGTGAAAAAAAGAAGATGGCACTACTTGAACTTGTCCGGAAGTACTCGCCGCAAACGTACGGAAAATTCACTCAATCAAGAGCTGAAGAATTTGAAAGTGAGTGTTCTAACACAACAGTGGTAAAATTGATAATAGAGTACATAACAGGTAAGAGACGAAATGAATAA
- a CDS encoding heavy metal translocating P-type ATPase, with translation MEHVEKKKSLRITGMTCANCARIVEKSLSKVEGVKFAAVNLATNTAFVVLEDDVDDEILAKAVESVGYGVTDEPVEAIEEKRLKRIKTNLIIALIITIPLSILMLFHMNNVHIPYFKELELIFAALVIFYAGRDTIKGATIALLHKHSNMDTLILFGSVTAWLTTPLSYFMDIHAFGSIGAMIVSLHLLGRFIESYLRDRASKQVKELLALQSKDAQVITDKGEFTVPIEAIKEGHILLIKPGERIPTDGEIIEGTALVDESMITGEPIPVEKGQGDSVIGGSLNVNGVIKARVTKTGEDTFLSKMISLVQEAQGAKVPIQQLADRITNYFVPTIVALALISAFLWYFNFENMNMLTHSIRDILPWTIHTENILSLSIFVFLTTVVIACPCALGLATPMALIVGTSLAAKRGLLIRNAEAIQTVKNVGYVLFDKTGTITEGKPKVSVAQIEDSLKPIAYSLMSLSTHPLSRAVAEYLSNHKATVVQIIEFTEIHGKGVQGNVDGVTYFLGKPKDIASYSIYTSQGKSIVEFRKDDEILGFFVIEDAIREDSVRAITELKNSGIIPVMVTGDNENTAKYVSNIVGIEQVYANVKPEEKLNIVRKFQAFGKKVIMVGDGINDAAALKAADIGIAIGSGSDLAIDSADIIITKGGISKVADVIKISKITFQAIKVNLLFAFFYNVIAIPLAMLGLLHPAIAEAAMAMSSITVIFNSIRIRNKFERATHLSI, from the coding sequence ATGGAACATGTTGAGAAGAAGAAAAGCTTACGCATCACAGGAATGACGTGTGCGAATTGCGCACGAATCGTTGAAAAATCTCTTTCAAAAGTCGAAGGTGTCAAATTCGCCGCTGTTAACCTTGCAACGAACACCGCTTTCGTTGTTTTAGAAGACGATGTAGATGATGAGATTCTGGCAAAAGCGGTTGAAAGCGTTGGATATGGTGTTACTGATGAACCAGTCGAGGCAATCGAGGAGAAGAGATTGAAAAGGATAAAGACAAACCTGATAATCGCACTCATCATAACCATCCCTCTATCAATTCTGATGCTTTTCCACATGAATAACGTCCACATACCTTACTTCAAAGAACTCGAGCTTATATTTGCAGCACTTGTCATTTTCTATGCTGGTCGCGATACTATTAAAGGTGCTACAATCGCCCTTTTGCATAAGCATTCAAATATGGATACTTTGATACTCTTTGGCTCTGTAACAGCTTGGTTGACGACGCCTCTATCTTATTTCATGGACATCCACGCATTTGGCAGTATCGGTGCGATGATAGTATCTCTCCACTTGCTTGGCAGATTCATCGAATCCTACCTTAGGGATAGAGCATCTAAGCAAGTGAAAGAATTACTTGCGCTTCAATCAAAGGATGCGCAGGTTATAACGGACAAGGGAGAATTCACAGTTCCCATCGAGGCTATAAAGGAAGGTCATATACTATTGATAAAACCAGGAGAGCGAATTCCAACAGATGGAGAAATTATAGAAGGAACAGCACTGGTAGATGAATCTATGATCACCGGAGAGCCCATACCTGTTGAAAAAGGACAGGGCGACTCAGTAATAGGCGGATCTTTGAATGTGAACGGTGTTATAAAAGCTCGTGTCACTAAGACTGGTGAGGATACCTTTTTGTCAAAAATGATTTCGTTAGTCCAAGAAGCTCAAGGAGCAAAGGTGCCAATTCAACAGCTCGCAGACAGGATTACGAATTATTTCGTGCCCACCATTGTGGCTCTTGCTCTCATAAGCGCTTTTTTGTGGTATTTCAATTTCGAGAATATGAACATGCTGACTCATTCAATACGCGATATCCTTCCGTGGACTATCCACACTGAAAACATACTTTCGCTGTCTATATTCGTATTCTTAACCACGGTTGTCATCGCTTGTCCGTGTGCTTTGGGACTGGCAACTCCAATGGCATTGATAGTCGGAACTTCTTTGGCAGCGAAAAGAGGATTGCTCATTAGAAATGCGGAGGCTATCCAAACCGTCAAGAACGTTGGTTATGTGCTCTTCGACAAGACAGGAACGATTACGGAAGGAAAACCGAAGGTTTCCGTTGCGCAAATCGAAGATTCATTGAAACCGATAGCCTACAGCTTGATGAGTTTATCAACTCACCCGCTTTCAAGAGCAGTTGCGGAATATTTGTCAAACCATAAGGCCACAGTTGTTCAAATCATCGAGTTTACCGAAATTCACGGAAAAGGTGTTCAGGGTAATGTAGATGGAGTGACTTATTTTCTTGGGAAACCGAAAGACATAGCTTCTTATTCGATATATACATCTCAAGGAAAATCGATCGTCGAGTTTAGGAAAGATGACGAGATATTGGGCTTCTTCGTCATCGAAGATGCTATAAGGGAAGATTCTGTCAGAGCAATTACTGAACTCAAGAATTCAGGTATAATTCCTGTCATGGTTACAGGCGACAATGAAAACACTGCAAAGTACGTTTCAAATATCGTTGGCATAGAGCAAGTATATGCAAACGTTAAGCCCGAGGAAAAACTGAACATTGTGCGGAAATTCCAAGCGTTCGGCAAGAAAGTGATTATGGTCGGTGATGGAATAAACGACGCAGCGGCGCTGAAAGCAGCGGACATAGGCATTGCAATTGGAAGCGGAAGTGACTTGGCAATCGATAGTGCTGATATAATAATAACAAAGGGTGGTATATCAAAGGTAGCTGATGTGATAAAGATATCGAAAATAACATTCCAAGCTATCAAGGTCAATTTGCTATTTGCGTTCTTCTACAACGTCATCGCTATTCCGCTTGCAATGCTTGGGTTGTTACATCCGGCGATAGCTGAAGCTGCCATGGCTATGAGCTCAATCACGGTGATTTTTAACTCAATAAGAATCAGGAATAAGTTCGAAAGGGCTACCCACTTATCCATTTAA
- a CDS encoding glycoside hydrolase family 130 protein produces the protein MELRLKRHPLNPLLAPVPEHLWENKFVFNCAVVYDGELFHLLYRAQGVDMVSRIGYAVSTDGVRFNRFEKPVFSPAVSDELYGVEDPRITKIGDTYYMLYTAYSPKGPRVALASTKNFITWKRYGVVIKDEINNKDAALFPEKINGKYVMLHRFEPDIWLAFSDDLVNWGNYVSIAGPRKGYWDNLKIGAGAPPIKTPYGWLLLYHGVEEAPRPIYRLGFILLDLNDPTKVIKRSEEPILEPEEEWEIFGGVPNVVFSDAMVEYNGQYYVYYGAADNYIALATIEVEEVMKWCKL, from the coding sequence ATGGAGTTAAGATTAAAAAGGCACCCGTTGAATCCATTACTCGCCCCCGTTCCTGAACACCTTTGGGAAAACAAGTTTGTATTCAACTGCGCCGTTGTTTACGACGGTGAGCTTTTCCACTTACTCTACAGGGCACAAGGTGTCGATATGGTTTCAAGAATAGGGTACGCCGTTAGCACGGATGGAGTTCGCTTCAATCGGTTTGAGAAACCTGTTTTTTCTCCAGCAGTAAGCGATGAACTGTACGGCGTTGAAGACCCGAGGATAACCAAAATTGGAGACACATACTACATGCTTTACACAGCTTACTCACCAAAAGGTCCAAGAGTAGCCTTAGCATCGACAAAGAATTTCATTACTTGGAAGAGATATGGCGTAGTGATAAAGGACGAAATCAACAATAAAGATGCCGCTCTCTTCCCAGAAAAGATAAATGGCAAGTACGTAATGCTCCACAGATTCGAACCGGACATTTGGTTGGCATTTTCTGATGATCTTGTAAACTGGGGAAACTACGTAAGCATAGCTGGTCCGAGAAAAGGTTACTGGGATAATCTAAAAATTGGTGCTGGTGCTCCACCAATAAAGACACCTTATGGCTGGCTGCTGCTCTACCATGGTGTAGAAGAAGCACCAAGACCGATATACAGGCTCGGATTCATATTACTTGATCTTAATGACCCAACAAAAGTAATTAAGAGAAGTGAAGAGCCAATCTTAGAACCGGAAGAAGAATGGGAAATATTTGGCGGTGTACCAAATGTGGTTTTCAGCGATGCAATGGTTGAGTACAATGGTCAATATTATGTGTATTACGGTGCTGCTGACAATTACATAGCCCTTGCCACAATCGAAGTCGAAGAAGTAATGAAATGGTGCAAATTATAA
- a CDS encoding heavy-metal-associated domain-containing protein yields the protein MARYLLKVPDISCNHCKMRISKALEEIGEKDFEVRVAQKEVIIDTDNIERVVQKLEEIDYPVESATIQ from the coding sequence ATGGCAAGGTATCTGTTGAAAGTTCCTGACATTTCATGCAACCACTGCAAGATGAGAATTTCAAAGGCACTCGAGGAAATTGGAGAGAAGGACTTTGAAGTTAGAGTTGCCCAGAAAGAAGTCATTATCGACACAGATAACATTGAAAGAGTAGTACAAAAGCTCGAAGAGATCGATTATCCGGTAGAATCGGCAACCATTCAATGA
- a CDS encoding carbohydrate ABC transporter permease: MKEQKARNHNSRRFGRKDRIFGYSIVLPYLAYTAVFWGYPFVWMLVLAFTKWNYFSKPSLIWFSNFARLFTDSTMFRIALNTLNFLAYLIPMVLVASLLFALALNKVKFGKTFIMLSFLVANVSSGVAYSLLFSNLFAVNGPINRLIDSLFGFTIPWFSNPQLAIFSICLIITWKFIGYYGLILYAGLISIPQSLYEAAELDGANKNVIFWKITLPLLNPSLITVTVLAVMLTFGIFTEPYMITGGGPMQRTTTFLIYMYDTAFKRIDPSYATTVAIVTALVSYGIVMLIRKLFEKEVSFV; encoded by the coding sequence GTGAAAGAACAGAAGGCAAGGAACCACAATTCGAGAAGATTTGGAAGGAAAGATAGGATTTTCGGTTATTCAATCGTTTTACCATATTTAGCTTACACTGCTGTTTTCTGGGGCTATCCGTTTGTTTGGATGTTGGTTCTCGCATTCACAAAGTGGAATTATTTTTCCAAGCCTTCGCTTATCTGGTTTAGTAATTTTGCAAGGTTATTCACAGATAGTACAATGTTCCGGATAGCCCTTAACACTTTGAATTTCTTGGCTTATCTTATTCCGATGGTCTTAGTCGCATCTTTGTTATTCGCTCTTGCTCTAAACAAGGTGAAGTTCGGTAAAACGTTCATAATGCTGAGTTTCTTAGTTGCAAATGTGTCTTCAGGCGTTGCTTACTCATTGCTCTTCTCGAATCTTTTCGCGGTGAATGGACCTATAAACAGGCTTATTGATAGTCTATTTGGTTTTACGATCCCTTGGTTTTCAAATCCGCAACTTGCGATCTTTTCGATATGTTTGATAATAACTTGGAAGTTCATCGGATATTATGGGTTGATTCTTTACGCAGGTTTAATTTCCATTCCGCAATCGCTCTACGAGGCAGCGGAACTTGATGGGGCAAACAAGAACGTTATTTTCTGGAAGATTACCTTACCGCTGTTGAATCCATCGCTGATAACAGTAACCGTTTTGGCTGTAATGCTGACTTTTGGAATTTTCACTGAACCATACATGATCACAGGTGGCGGACCTATGCAACGAACGACAACTTTCTTGATCTACATGTACGACACTGCTTTCAAAAGAATTGACCCTTCGTATGCTACAACTGTTGCGATTGTAACAGCACTCGTCAGTTACGGGATAGTCATGTTGATTAGAAAGCTCTTCGAGAAAGAAGTGAGCTTTGTATGA
- a CDS encoding carbohydrate ABC transporter permease — MRKEKVISYVITFIMLFLALVWIYPYIWLFLSSFKPAEDIFTTFIPKKFSLEHYRFIFVMANKFERPFIRAFLNSLFISSTVTFSVVFTSMFIGYALSRIKFKLGKAVYNFIIYQMLFPGFMFMIPMFILIRTFGWLNTYQALIVPSLTSSWGVFMFAQTFKTIPQDYIDAAKIDGASNFWVVIQIMFPLAKSTASIVGLFTFIGIWDNFLWPLMVMKDYKNMPLSVLLASFNHEYASYIGPVLAGAVIQTIPMVIIFLLLRNYFLQGISMSLR, encoded by the coding sequence ATGAGGAAAGAGAAAGTCATTTCATACGTTATCACATTTATAATGCTTTTCTTGGCGTTAGTTTGGATCTATCCATATATTTGGCTTTTCTTATCGTCCTTTAAACCGGCTGAAGATATCTTCACCACTTTCATTCCAAAGAAGTTTAGTTTAGAACATTACAGATTCATATTTGTCATGGCAAACAAGTTTGAAAGGCCGTTTATACGAGCTTTCTTGAACAGTCTTTTCATATCTTCGACAGTCACATTCTCTGTTGTATTTACATCTATGTTTATAGGATATGCACTATCGCGCATCAAGTTTAAATTGGGTAAGGCTGTGTACAATTTCATAATATATCAAATGCTCTTTCCAGGATTCATGTTTATGATACCGATGTTCATACTCATACGCACGTTCGGCTGGTTGAACACATATCAGGCGCTCATTGTACCTTCACTGACAAGTTCGTGGGGAGTATTCATGTTCGCACAGACTTTCAAAACGATACCACAAGATTATATCGATGCTGCAAAAATAGACGGAGCGAGCAATTTTTGGGTTGTAATACAGATAATGTTCCCACTGGCTAAATCAACAGCTTCTATAGTTGGGCTGTTCACTTTCATAGGGATCTGGGACAATTTCCTTTGGCCACTTATGGTAATGAAAGATTACAAGAATATGCCACTTTCAGTTCTACTTGCGTCGTTCAATCATGAGTACGCAAGTTACATCGGCCCTGTTCTCGCAGGCGCTGTTATCCAGACTATACCGATGGTGATCATCTTCTTGCTACTGAGAAACTACTTCTTACAAGGAATATCTATGTCTTTAAGGTAG
- a CDS encoding ABC transporter substrate-binding protein, whose translation MKRLVVSIVFLSLLLVSVSAVAVKLTFWTAPNAFQEEFWKTIVAQWNKLRPDVQIEVQTIPAAGSSEEAILSAIAAGNAPDFCENIFSGFAAQLADIGALYALDNFGSDFQKLIETRKMKSIIDSWKIKGKYYVFPIYSNPMIFWWRGDILKKLGYNEPPRTYSQIYEISKKFADGKKNFTMQVISGRNWWDRWFDFITYYYSATGGKSYIDVAKRKVNFGDEYGLQISEFIYNMFKNKYTAVELGTNPFYNGTILAKITGPWEVNWAKETFPKVVPEIWFSAPPVPDNYPKDKPIYTFADSKGLVIFSTCKDKKAAFEFISWVFSNVQNDVLWIEKTQMPPAREDLTTNPAFSKFMNDKFFKAYSSFVPYAIPPALIDKTIDIQQAMTTHLIEPLMYMKGTPSDILNKAVKEVNKLLF comes from the coding sequence ATGAAAAGGTTGGTAGTTTCTATTGTGTTCTTGTCGTTGCTATTAGTTTCGGTAAGTGCTGTTGCAGTAAAACTAACGTTCTGGACTGCTCCAAATGCGTTCCAAGAAGAATTCTGGAAAACGATAGTAGCACAATGGAATAAACTGAGACCAGATGTTCAAATCGAAGTTCAGACCATCCCTGCTGCCGGAAGTTCAGAAGAGGCTATCCTGAGTGCAATAGCAGCTGGAAACGCCCCAGATTTTTGCGAAAACATCTTTAGTGGCTTTGCCGCTCAGCTCGCCGATATAGGTGCCTTGTATGCACTTGACAACTTCGGGAGTGATTTCCAGAAATTGATTGAAACACGAAAGATGAAAAGCATTATTGACTCTTGGAAGATCAAAGGCAAATATTACGTATTCCCCATCTACTCCAACCCAATGATATTCTGGTGGCGCGGCGACATTTTGAAGAAGCTTGGGTACAACGAACCGCCAAGGACGTACAGCCAGATTTACGAAATTAGTAAGAAATTCGCCGATGGGAAGAAGAATTTCACAATGCAGGTTATCTCAGGTCGCAACTGGTGGGACAGGTGGTTTGACTTCATAACTTACTACTATTCTGCAACTGGCGGGAAGTCGTACATAGATGTTGCCAAACGAAAGGTAAACTTCGGAGATGAATATGGTTTGCAGATATCGGAATTCATATACAACATGTTCAAGAACAAGTACACCGCTGTTGAATTGGGAACTAATCCTTTCTACAACGGAACAATCTTAGCGAAGATAACAGGGCCATGGGAAGTGAATTGGGCAAAGGAAACGTTCCCAAAGGTAGTTCCAGAGATATGGTTCTCCGCACCACCTGTGCCAGATAATTATCCAAAAGATAAACCTATTTACACATTTGCAGACAGCAAGGGATTAGTGATATTCTCCACATGTAAAGACAAGAAAGCAGCGTTTGAATTCATCTCTTGGGTGTTCTCAAACGTTCAGAACGATGTTCTGTGGATCGAAAAGACACAAATGCCACCCGCACGTGAAGATTTAACCACGAATCCCGCATTCTCAAAGTTCATGAACGATAAGTTCTTTAAGGCATACTCTTCTTTCGTGCCATATGCAATACCGCCAGCGTTGATTGACAAGACTATAGATATACAACAAGCGATGACAACCCATCTTATAGAGCCACTGATGTATATGAAAGGTACGCCAAGCGATATACTAAACAAAGCTGTTAAAGAAGTAAATAAACTCCTCTTCTAA
- a CDS encoding FeoB-associated Cys-rich membrane protein, giving the protein MDSTFVILLVIFIIVSDAIVLFVIYRFRKKKKEQENLVEDYINGHGYRYIAREDKTFQKEFSKTFSKLNPNFRWKNLKVQHLFTYPTEEQEGKSLCFELEVTARNYYKKYFCYLLENFHSQLPECSIIPRSPFEIIFLRKNTAFDKTYKVIPKEVSERLPLDLKEQLVRYFGVSVIYANNQLLITKEYKSKEEPLQALSTCEEIFDIVKMYS; this is encoded by the coding sequence ATGGATTCTACATTTGTAATACTATTAGTAATTTTCATAATAGTCTCCGATGCTATCGTTCTATTTGTGATTTACAGATTCAGAAAAAAGAAAAAGGAACAAGAAAACCTCGTAGAGGATTACATCAACGGTCATGGATACAGATACATCGCTCGAGAAGATAAAACATTCCAAAAGGAGTTTTCAAAAACATTCTCAAAACTCAACCCGAATTTCAGATGGAAGAATCTGAAAGTACAACACTTGTTCACATACCCCACAGAAGAGCAGGAAGGTAAATCACTTTGTTTTGAATTAGAAGTAACCGCGAGAAATTACTATAAAAAGTATTTCTGTTATCTACTTGAAAATTTTCATTCCCAGCTTCCGGAATGCAGTATAATACCTCGTTCGCCATTTGAAATTATTTTCTTGAGAAAGAATACTGCCTTCGATAAGACTTATAAAGTTATTCCAAAAGAAGTAAGCGAAAGACTTCCTTTAGATTTAAAAGAACAGCTTGTCAGGTACTTCGGAGTGTCTGTCATTTACGCTAATAATCAACTTCTCATTACAAAAGAATACAAATCAAAAGAAGAACCTTTACAGGCGCTATCTACGTGCGAAGAGATTTTTGATATAGTAAAAATGTACTCTTAA